From one Desmodus rotundus isolate HL8 chromosome X, HLdesRot8A.1, whole genome shotgun sequence genomic stretch:
- the LOC112313323 gene encoding CD99 antigen isoform X3: protein MARRAVLALLLIGLLNALVSAQDDFNLLDALDDTEKKPTPTPKKPSSGDDFSLEDAVIGGGHDDPMPPSPPRPKPNPNPNHPGTSGGFSDADLVDHTSGGAGGGGGGVGDGGGGGGGNQRHDGEEQGEPQGVVPGIIGAVVVAVAGAISSFIAYQKKKLCFKENNEAKM from the exons ATGGCGCGCCGGGCTGTCCTCGCGCTGCTGCTGATCGGCCTGCTGAACGCTCTGGTGTCCGCGCAGG ATGATTTCAATTTATTGGATGCCCTGGACG acactGAGAAGAAGCCCACACCAACCCCCAAAAAACCCTCATCTG GTGATGACTTCAGTTTAGAAGACGCGGTGATTGGGGGAGGACACG ATGATCCCATGCCTCCCAGTCCACCGAGACCAAAACCGAATCCAAACCCCAACCACCCGGGAACCTCTG GTGGGTTTTCAGATGCCGACCTGGTTGACCACACGTCCGGAGGAG CAGGAGGTGGCGGCGGTGGTGTTGGCGACGGCGGTGGCGGAGGCGGAGGCAACCAGAGGCATGACGGGGAGGAACAAG GCGAACCCCAGGGCGTGGTCCCTGGCATCATAGGGGCCGTGGTGGTGGCCGTGGCCGGGGCCATTTCCAGCTTCATTGCCTACCAGAAGAAGAAACTGTGCTTCAAAGAAAACA